A genomic segment from Streptosporangium roseum DSM 43021 encodes:
- the topA gene encoding type I DNA topoisomerase, translated as MPAKNGNAGGTRLVIVESPSKAKTIAGYLGRGYVVESSIGHIRDLPEKADDIPEKYKGESWARLGVNVNSEFEPLYVVNHDKKAQVSKLKQLLKDADELYLATDEDREGEAIAWHLREVLNPKVPVHRMVFHEITPRAIQEAVANPRALNLRLVDAQETRRILDRLYGYEVSPVLWKKVKPRLSAGRVQSVATRLVVERERERLAFTSASYWDLQALFDTGRDEAPREFTATLTGVGGKRVAQGRDFASNGRLKSADVVHLDEQAARALAGRLSGTAYKVNSVERKPYTRKPYAPFRTTTLQQEASRKLGFSAKSTMQVAQRLYENGFITYMRTDSITLSETAVAAARSQAIKLYGAAYVPDKPRAYASKVKNAQEAHEAIRPSGEEFRTPGETGLSGDMFRLYELIWQRTVASQMKDAVGESVTVKVGGTSSSGEQVEFGATGRTITFHGFLKAYVEGADDPSTDRDDSEKRLPNLDEGDRLTAAELNVLSHATKPPARYTEASLIKELEDREIGRPSTYASIIGTILDRGYVFKKGTALVPSFLAFAVVNLLEQHFGHLVDYDFTADMEKVLDDIANDRAERVPELRRFYFGEEGDEGLKEMVTDLGEIDAKEISSFSIRGTDIMIRVGRYGPYLDREGARVNVPEDLAPDELTAERAEELFSRPTGDRELGRDPVTGHMIVAKDGRYGPYVTEVLPEEPPPAEGKKKAKKADAPKPRTGSLLKSMSLDTITVEDALKLLSLPRKLGEIDGQEVTAQNGRFGPYVKKGTDSRSLASEEEMFTVTLEQAKELFAQPKARGRRAAAAPPLRELGEDPVSKKPIVVKEGRFGPYVTDGETNASLRKGDEVEQITTERAAELLADRRARGPAPKRPTRPKAKAKA; from the coding sequence GTGCCAGCCAAGAACGGCAACGCCGGCGGAACCCGCCTGGTGATCGTCGAGTCGCCTTCCAAGGCGAAGACCATCGCTGGGTACCTCGGCCGCGGCTACGTCGTGGAGTCCAGCATCGGGCATATTCGCGATCTCCCCGAGAAGGCCGACGACATCCCCGAGAAGTACAAGGGTGAGTCGTGGGCCCGCCTGGGCGTCAACGTGAATAGCGAGTTCGAGCCGCTCTATGTCGTCAACCACGACAAGAAGGCGCAGGTGAGCAAGCTCAAGCAGCTGCTCAAGGACGCCGACGAGCTCTACCTCGCCACTGACGAGGACCGGGAGGGCGAGGCGATCGCCTGGCACCTGCGCGAGGTGCTCAACCCCAAGGTGCCGGTTCACCGCATGGTGTTCCACGAGATCACCCCGCGGGCGATCCAGGAGGCGGTGGCCAACCCGCGTGCCCTGAACCTGCGGCTGGTCGACGCCCAGGAGACCCGGCGCATCCTCGACCGTCTCTACGGCTACGAGGTCAGCCCGGTCCTGTGGAAGAAGGTCAAGCCCCGCCTGTCCGCCGGTCGCGTGCAGTCGGTGGCGACCCGGCTGGTCGTGGAGCGCGAGCGCGAGCGGCTGGCGTTCACCAGCGCGAGTTACTGGGACCTGCAGGCGCTGTTCGACACCGGTCGCGACGAGGCGCCGCGCGAGTTCACCGCCACGCTGACCGGCGTGGGCGGCAAGCGCGTCGCCCAGGGGCGTGACTTCGCGAGCAACGGCAGGCTCAAGAGCGCCGATGTGGTCCACCTGGACGAGCAGGCGGCGCGGGCCCTGGCCGGGCGGCTGAGCGGCACGGCCTACAAGGTCAACTCGGTCGAGCGCAAGCCGTACACCCGCAAGCCGTACGCGCCGTTCCGGACGACCACGCTGCAGCAGGAGGCCAGCCGGAAGCTGGGCTTCTCCGCGAAGTCGACCATGCAGGTCGCCCAGCGCCTGTACGAGAACGGCTTCATCACCTACATGCGTACCGACAGCATCACGCTGTCGGAGACCGCCGTCGCCGCCGCGCGCAGCCAGGCCATCAAGCTGTACGGCGCGGCGTACGTGCCCGACAAGCCGCGCGCCTACGCCAGCAAGGTGAAGAACGCGCAGGAGGCGCACGAGGCGATCCGCCCCTCGGGTGAGGAGTTCCGCACGCCGGGCGAGACCGGGCTGAGCGGCGACATGTTCCGGCTGTACGAGCTGATCTGGCAGCGGACCGTCGCCTCGCAGATGAAGGACGCGGTCGGGGAGTCGGTCACCGTCAAGGTGGGCGGCACCTCCAGCTCCGGCGAGCAGGTCGAGTTCGGCGCCACCGGCCGGACCATCACCTTCCACGGCTTCCTCAAGGCCTACGTCGAGGGCGCGGACGACCCGTCCACCGACCGTGACGACTCCGAGAAGCGCCTGCCGAACCTGGACGAGGGCGACCGTCTCACCGCGGCCGAGCTCAACGTGCTCTCGCACGCCACCAAGCCGCCCGCGCGCTATACCGAGGCCTCGCTCATCAAGGAGCTGGAGGACCGGGAGATCGGCCGTCCCTCGACCTACGCGTCGATCATCGGAACGATCCTGGACCGCGGTTACGTGTTCAAGAAGGGCACGGCCCTGGTGCCGTCCTTCCTGGCGTTCGCGGTGGTCAACCTGCTGGAGCAGCACTTCGGCCACCTCGTCGACTACGACTTCACGGCCGACATGGAGAAGGTCCTCGACGACATCGCCAACGACCGGGCGGAGCGGGTGCCCGAGTTGCGCCGCTTCTACTTCGGCGAGGAGGGCGACGAGGGCCTGAAGGAGATGGTGACCGATCTCGGCGAGATCGACGCCAAGGAGATCAGCTCCTTCTCGATCCGGGGCACCGACATCATGATCCGGGTGGGCCGTTACGGTCCCTACCTGGACCGCGAGGGCGCCCGGGTGAACGTGCCCGAGGACCTGGCGCCCGACGAGCTCACGGCCGAGCGGGCCGAGGAGCTGTTCTCGCGTCCCACGGGCGACCGGGAGCTGGGCAGGGACCCGGTCACCGGTCACATGATCGTGGCCAAGGACGGCCGTTACGGCCCCTACGTGACCGAGGTCCTCCCCGAGGAGCCGCCGCCGGCCGAGGGGAAGAAGAAGGCGAAGAAGGCCGACGCGCCCAAGCCGCGCACGGGGTCGCTGCTGAAGTCGATGTCCCTGGACACCATCACCGTCGAGGACGCGCTGAAGCTGCTGTCGCTGCCCAGGAAGCTCGGCGAGATCGACGGCCAGGAGGTCACGGCGCAGAACGGCAGGTTCGGGCCCTACGTGAAGAAGGGCACCGACTCGCGCTCCCTGGCGTCGGAGGAGGAGATGTTCACCGTCACGCTGGAGCAGGCCAAGGAGCTGTTCGCGCAGCCCAAGGCCCGGGGCAGGCGTGCCGCCGCCGCGCCTCCGCTGCGTGAGCTCGGCGAGGATCCCGTCTCCAAGAAGCCGATCGTGGTCAAGGAGGGCCGCTTCGGCCCGTACGTGACCGATGGCGAGACCAACGCCTCCCTGCGCAAGGGCGACGAGGTCGAGCAGATCACCACCGAGCGCGCCGCCGAGCTCCTCGCCGACCGCCGCGCCCGCGGCCCGGCGCCCAAGCGGCCCACCCGCCCCAAGGCCAAGGCGAAGGCCTGA
- a CDS encoding DUF5703 family protein, with the protein MLDYSYLVLHLPRGTSRDAARQILTEHAEYGDWELDRLRLYPDGRRDVRLRRKIIRVTRTM; encoded by the coding sequence GTGCTCGACTACTCCTACTTGGTTCTCCATCTTCCGCGTGGCACCTCCAGGGACGCCGCTCGGCAGATCCTGACCGAACATGCAGAATACGGTGACTGGGAACTCGACCGCCTGCGACTGTATCCCGACGGCCGCCGGGACGTCCGGCTGCGTCGCAAGATCATACGTGTGACCAGGACGATGTGA
- a CDS encoding chaplin family protein codes for MRTWVKSTTPAALLALGVMTLGSGTAFADTSGDNSVGGGNQVNIPISLPIDISGNAVGVVGDAAAGSKGGASVENTGGNGIPGQTSGRGSVLGGNQVNAPITAPINACGNALSLFGSSEAGCKGGASVRNNGRGGAGGNRTSGDHSVLGGNQVVAPITAPINICGNSVAILGKAFSGCRGGAEVTDGGRPGKPGKPGRSGKPGYPGGHGGHGGWRPGSTGNDTDGRFGAGSGNQVIAPITAPITACGNAVGNASAGCEGGASVKNGGGGAGGNRTSGRSGVLAGNQVVAPITAPINVCGNAVAVLGKAFAGCKGGASVNNGGAGAGGNRTSGRSGVLAGNQVVAPITAPINICGNAVAVLGDAAAGCLGGSHVGRPGGGGHHDYGHWAQRVGARKNSGLVPALPVVPALGAGGIAQPGQRAHGADLPQFPLVGEAQDVAGLPGAPAVPGTPATAQSAGRKADSPLTPATDLVSSTPIGGALPVGDLGLMSAAQPAGVTGMNPGSLAALLAGVMAAASATLFATTRRVRFGRK; via the coding sequence ATGCGTACGTGGGTTAAGAGCACAACCCCCGCGGCACTGCTCGCGCTGGGTGTCATGACCCTCGGCAGCGGTACGGCTTTCGCGGACACCTCCGGCGACAACTCCGTCGGAGGCGGCAACCAGGTCAACATCCCGATCTCCCTGCCGATCGACATCAGCGGCAACGCCGTCGGCGTCGTCGGCGACGCGGCTGCGGGCTCCAAGGGCGGCGCCTCCGTCGAGAACACCGGCGGCAACGGCATCCCCGGTCAGACCTCCGGCCGGGGCAGCGTCCTGGGTGGCAACCAGGTGAACGCCCCGATCACCGCTCCGATCAACGCCTGCGGCAACGCGCTGTCCCTGTTCGGCAGCTCCGAGGCGGGCTGCAAGGGCGGCGCGTCGGTCCGGAACAACGGCCGGGGCGGGGCCGGCGGCAACCGCACCAGTGGTGACCACAGTGTCCTGGGCGGCAACCAGGTCGTCGCCCCGATCACCGCCCCGATCAACATCTGCGGCAACTCGGTCGCGATCCTCGGCAAGGCGTTCTCCGGCTGCAGGGGCGGCGCCGAGGTGACCGATGGCGGCCGGCCCGGCAAGCCGGGTAAGCCCGGCCGTTCGGGCAAGCCCGGCTACCCGGGCGGGCACGGCGGGCACGGCGGCTGGCGTCCGGGCTCGACCGGCAACGACACCGACGGCCGATTCGGCGCCGGCAGCGGCAACCAGGTGATCGCCCCGATCACCGCCCCGATCACCGCGTGCGGCAACGCGGTCGGCAACGCCTCGGCGGGCTGCGAGGGCGGCGCCTCGGTCAAGAACGGCGGCGGCGGGGCGGGTGGCAACCGTACGTCGGGCAGGTCCGGTGTGCTGGCCGGTAACCAGGTGGTGGCGCCGATCACCGCTCCGATCAACGTCTGCGGCAACGCCGTCGCCGTCCTCGGCAAGGCCTTCGCCGGGTGCAAGGGCGGCGCCTCGGTCAACAACGGCGGTGCCGGGGCAGGTGGCAACCGTACGTCGGGCAGGTCCGGTGTGCTGGCCGGTAACCAGGTGGTGGCGCCGATCACCGCTCCGATCAACATCTGCGGCAACGCCGTCGCCGTCCTGGGTGACGCCGCGGCGGGCTGCCTGGGAGGCTCCCACGTCGGCAGGCCGGGCGGCGGCGGGCACCACGACTACGGCCACTGGGCCCAGCGGGTCGGCGCCCGCAAGAACAGCGGCCTGGTGCCCGCGCTCCCCGTCGTCCCCGCCCTCGGCGCCGGTGGCATCGCCCAGCCGGGCCAGCGCGCGCACGGCGCCGACCTCCCGCAGTTCCCCCTCGTCGGTGAGGCGCAGGACGTGGCCGGCCTGCCCGGGGCCCCGGCCGTGCCCGGCACTCCGGCGACCGCCCAGAGCGCGGGGCGGAAGGCGGACTCGCCGCTGACCCCCGCGACGGACCTGGTCTCCTCGACCCCGATCGGCGGCGCCCTCCCCGTGGGCGACCTCGGCCTGATGAGCGCCGCCCAGCCCGCCGGGGTGACCGGGATGAACCCCGGTTCGCTGGCGGCCCTGCTGGCCGGCGTCATGGCCGCAGCCTCCGCGACGCTTTTCGCGACCACCCGCCGCGTCCGCTTCGGCAGGAAGTAA
- a CDS encoding M20/M25/M40 family metallo-hydrolase, protein MTALNGEDEVAGLCRDLIRIDSTNAGDNSGPGERAAAEYVAGKLAEVGLEPQILESDSRRANVIARIEGEDSSRDALLLHGHLDVVPFDADDWTHHPLSGEVADGCVWGRGAVDMKNMDAMILAVVRQRLSEGRRPPRDVVLAFTADEEAGGTYGAQWLADKHKDLFDGCTEAIGEVGGFSVSIDEARRLYLIEAAEKGIAWMRLTASGRAGHGSMLNGENAITELAEAVGRIGRYEWPVRLTQTVRAFLTETSRALELELDLDDAEATVAKLGPLARMIGATLRNTANPTMLQGGYKANVIPQAATAHVDGRFLPGHEEEFFQTIDELLGPNVTREFVYHDIAVETGFDGPLVRAMADALVAEDPGALAVPYTLSGGTDLKAFSRLGMRGFGFAPLKLPADLDFSGMFHGVDERVPVDSLRFGVRVLDRFLDGC, encoded by the coding sequence ATGACCGCGCTCAATGGCGAGGACGAGGTCGCCGGGCTGTGCCGTGACCTGATCCGGATCGACTCGACCAACGCGGGCGACAACTCCGGCCCCGGCGAGCGGGCCGCCGCCGAGTACGTGGCCGGCAAGCTGGCGGAGGTCGGGCTGGAGCCGCAGATCCTGGAGTCGGACAGCCGCAGGGCGAACGTGATCGCCCGCATCGAGGGGGAGGACTCCTCCCGCGACGCACTGCTGCTCCACGGCCATCTCGACGTCGTCCCGTTCGACGCCGACGACTGGACCCATCACCCGCTCAGCGGGGAGGTCGCCGACGGGTGCGTCTGGGGACGCGGCGCGGTCGACATGAAGAACATGGACGCGATGATCCTCGCGGTCGTCCGGCAGCGGCTCAGCGAGGGGCGCCGCCCGCCGCGGGACGTGGTGCTGGCGTTCACCGCCGACGAGGAGGCCGGCGGCACCTACGGCGCCCAGTGGCTGGCCGACAAGCACAAGGACCTGTTCGACGGGTGCACCGAGGCGATCGGGGAGGTCGGCGGGTTCAGCGTCTCCATCGACGAGGCCCGCAGGCTCTATCTCATCGAGGCGGCCGAGAAGGGCATCGCCTGGATGCGGCTGACCGCCAGCGGCCGGGCCGGGCACGGCTCCATGCTCAACGGCGAGAACGCGATCACCGAGCTGGCCGAGGCGGTCGGCCGCATCGGGCGTTACGAGTGGCCGGTACGGCTCACGCAGACGGTCAGGGCCTTCCTCACCGAGACCTCCAGGGCGCTGGAGCTCGAACTCGACCTGGACGACGCCGAGGCGACCGTGGCCAAGCTCGGGCCGCTGGCCCGGATGATCGGCGCCACGCTGCGCAACACCGCCAACCCCACCATGCTGCAGGGCGGCTACAAGGCCAACGTGATCCCGCAGGCCGCGACCGCGCACGTGGACGGCCGTTTCCTGCCCGGACACGAGGAAGAGTTCTTCCAGACGATCGACGAGCTGCTCGGCCCCAACGTGACCAGGGAGTTCGTCTACCACGACATCGCCGTCGAGACCGGTTTCGACGGGCCGCTGGTGCGGGCGATGGCCGACGCGCTGGTCGCCGAGGACCCGGGGGCGCTCGCCGTGCCGTACACCCTGTCGGGCGGCACGGACCTGAAGGCGTTCAGCCGGCTGGGCATGCGCGGTTTCGGGTTTGCGCCGCTGAAGCTCCCAGCGGACTTGGACTTCTCCGGAATGTTCCATGGGGTGGACGAGCGGGTGCCGGTGGATTCGCTCCGGTTCGGGGTCCGGGTGCTTGACCGCTTCCTGGACGGTTGCTGA
- a CDS encoding NADPH-dependent FMN reductase, whose amino-acid sequence MIRIAVIVGSTRPGRRGETVARWVAEVAGRHAAVAAGEATVEVVDLAEYGLPLLDEPVPAAFGQYRNAHTVRWATTIDSFDGFVFVTPEYNHSVPAALKNAIDFLYAEWNDKAAGFVGYGIQGGIRAVEHLRLTLAEVKIAGVQTQVALSMFTDFEFTDSADPAEPGVCSPAEHQEATLNTMLSEVVTWSRALKPLRATATAVPQTVPA is encoded by the coding sequence ATGATCCGTATCGCCGTCATCGTCGGAAGCACCCGTCCCGGACGGCGGGGAGAGACCGTGGCCCGATGGGTCGCCGAGGTCGCCGGCCGGCATGCCGCCGTCGCGGCCGGTGAGGCGACGGTCGAGGTGGTCGATCTGGCCGAGTACGGGCTGCCGCTGCTGGACGAGCCCGTGCCCGCCGCATTCGGTCAGTACCGCAACGCGCACACCGTGAGGTGGGCCACGACGATCGACTCGTTCGACGGGTTCGTGTTCGTGACCCCGGAGTACAACCACTCCGTCCCCGCCGCGCTGAAGAACGCGATCGACTTCCTGTACGCGGAGTGGAACGACAAGGCGGCCGGATTCGTCGGCTACGGGATACAGGGAGGGATCCGCGCGGTGGAGCACCTACGGCTGACGCTGGCCGAGGTGAAGATCGCCGGCGTGCAGACCCAGGTCGCGCTGTCGATGTTCACCGACTTCGAGTTCACCGACTCCGCCGACCCCGCCGAACCCGGAGTGTGCTCCCCGGCTGAGCACCAGGAGGCGACTCTGAACACTATGCTCAGCGAGGTCGTCACCTGGTCCCGGGCCCTCAAGCCGCTGCGTGCCACCGCGACCGCCGTCCCGCAGACGGTGCCGGCATGA
- a CDS encoding DUF2804 domain-containing protein, with translation MLTHEGEITVPVDLCLPDGQLNPGAVGWTRRPLHRANLRGWGRDKRWEYWGIVTPSHVVGLVASSLDYAGLHGVYVLDRATGVETVKDVVVPLARGAVLPERSGAGRASVRGGGVMIDIDQRPEGTSLRAVAPGVEVDLDVPLPEGHESLGVVVPWGPRRFQYTVKDVGRPVRGRIRLESGEYAVSETDSFAVLDHGRGKWPYSITWNWAAGSGHGRAIQLGGKWTDGTGMTENALFVDGRLHKIGDELAWSYDRTDWLRPWRITGSRVEVEFHPFHEKVARTNLGVVGNETHQCFGHFSGRARTDDGTWVDLDGLVGWAEEARNRW, from the coding sequence ATGTTGACCCACGAAGGGGAGATCACCGTCCCCGTTGACCTGTGTCTTCCGGACGGGCAGCTCAATCCGGGGGCGGTGGGCTGGACGCGGCGTCCGCTGCACCGGGCGAACCTGCGCGGCTGGGGGCGGGACAAGCGCTGGGAGTACTGGGGGATCGTCACCCCGAGCCACGTGGTCGGGCTCGTGGCGTCGTCGTTGGACTACGCGGGGCTGCACGGCGTCTACGTGCTGGACCGCGCCACCGGCGTGGAGACCGTCAAGGACGTCGTGGTGCCGCTGGCACGCGGCGCCGTACTGCCGGAGCGCAGCGGCGCCGGGCGGGCGTCCGTCCGCGGCGGCGGCGTGATGATCGACATCGACCAGCGTCCCGAGGGCACCTCGCTGCGCGCCGTCGCGCCCGGCGTCGAGGTGGATCTCGACGTGCCGCTGCCGGAGGGGCACGAGTCGCTCGGCGTGGTGGTCCCCTGGGGGCCTCGCCGGTTCCAGTACACGGTCAAGGACGTCGGGCGCCCGGTGCGCGGGCGGATCCGGCTGGAGTCCGGCGAGTACGCGGTCAGTGAGACGGACTCGTTCGCGGTGCTCGACCACGGCCGCGGCAAGTGGCCGTACTCGATCACCTGGAACTGGGCCGCGGGCAGCGGGCACGGCAGGGCGATCCAGCTCGGCGGGAAGTGGACCGACGGCACCGGCATGACGGAGAACGCGCTGTTCGTGGACGGGCGGCTGCACAAGATCGGCGATGAGCTGGCCTGGAGCTACGACCGGACGGACTGGCTGCGTCCGTGGCGGATCACCGGTTCACGGGTCGAGGTGGAGTTCCACCCCTTCCACGAGAAGGTGGCGCGCACCAACCTCGGCGTGGTGGGCAACGAGACGCACCAGTGCTTCGGTCATTTCTCCGGGCGGGCGCGGACCGACGACGGCACGTGGGTCGACCTCGACGGCCTGGTCGGCTGGGCGGAGGAGGCCCGTAACCGCTGGTAG